Genomic segment of Candidatus Cetobacterium colombiensis:
TGAAATTTTCTGTATATATTCTCATAAATTTTCCATATTTTTCTATATAAAATATTTTGACTTACAAATTTTTTTGTTGTAATATAGCATATATAATAAGGAAGGATCACAATAAGGGATTCGTCAGGAAAATGCCTAATAACAATACTAAATATTTTTGAAATACCAGTTTAAGCATTGATTTTATTAAGCTAGATGATGATTTTTAAGTTTCTACTGTTGTTATCGAAAGAAACCCTGACTAACTCCCTCTAAAGCCAATTGTTATGACGTAATTCTTTAATTATGAAAATAGCTTTGACATACACACTATAAATGCGTATAATATTATATGAGGTGAATTGATATATCATTAGATAGAATTAATAATGGTTCTCATCATATTTTTTATAAAGGAAGTGTGGCTGTAGTAGCTCCTTATCCTAGAAAAAATATGAAAAAAGGTACATATCTTTCTATCTTGAAGATTACTATAATTTAGAGGTGACAAAAATGAAAAAAGATAGATATATTTATCCAGCTATTTTTCAGCAAGAGGATGAAGGTTATAATATTTCTTTTCCAGATCTACCTGGAGCATTTACATGTGGTAATAGTTTAGAAGAAGCTTTATTTCTGGCTAAAGATTGTTTAGGATTATATTTATATTCTTTAGAATCTAGAGAATTAAATCTTCCTAATCCTAGTAAACCTCAAAATATAAAAGTAGACTCAACAGAATTTGTTCAATTAATTGAAGTTTTTATGACTCCTATTAGAGATGATGAAAACAATAAATGTGTTAGAAGGAATGTAACATTGCCTAAATGGCTTAATGATTTAGCTAAGAAAAATAAGATTAACGTTTCTGCTATTTTAGAAAGTAGCTTAAAAGCTAAATTAGGTTTGTAAAAATTAACTGGAGGAAAAATATGCCTACAATAAGTATGTTTTATGGAATAATAATCAGGATGTACTGTGCACCTAAAGAGCATGCTCCTGCACATTTTCATGCGTATTATCAAGATTTTAAAGCAGTAGTAGATATTGAAAGTTGTGAATTAATAGAAGGAAATCTACCTAAAAAGCAACTGAAATTAGTTTTAGCTTGGGCTGAACTTCGTCAAGAAGAATTGAGAGCTGATTGGAAACTTGCTATGGAAAGTGAACTTCCATTTAAAATTGATCCATTAAAGTAGAGGTGAGAAAAAATGTATTTAGCAGTTAAAAAAGTTATCCCTACAGATGATTATAAATTGATACTAACATTTGAAAATAATGAAACTAGAATTTTTGATATGTACCCATATTTAAATAAAGGAGTATTTAGAGAATTGAACGATATAAATCTATTTAAAACTGTGAAAGTATCTTTTGATAGTATTGAATGGCTAAATGAAGTAGATA
This window contains:
- a CDS encoding type II toxin-antitoxin system HicA family toxin, producing the protein MNNGSHHIFYKGSVAVVAPYPRKNMKKGTYLSILKITII
- a CDS encoding type II toxin-antitoxin system HicB family antitoxin, giving the protein MKKDRYIYPAIFQQEDEGYNISFPDLPGAFTCGNSLEEALFLAKDCLGLYLYSLESRELNLPNPSKPQNIKVDSTEFVQLIEVFMTPIRDDENNKCVRRNVTLPKWLNDLAKKNKINVSAILESSLKAKLGL
- a CDS encoding DUF4160 domain-containing protein; this encodes MPTISMFYGIIIRMYCAPKEHAPAHFHAYYQDFKAVVDIESCELIEGNLPKKQLKLVLAWAELRQEELRADWKLAMESELPFKIDPLK
- a CDS encoding DUF2442 domain-containing protein, with the translated sequence MYLAVKKVIPTDDYKLILTFENNETRIFDMYPYLNKGVFRELNDINLFKTVKVSFDSIEWLNEVDMDPETLYEESKEI